A DNA window from Pungitius pungitius chromosome 1, fPunPun2.1, whole genome shotgun sequence contains the following coding sequences:
- the LOC119222930 gene encoding tripartite motif-containing protein 16-like isoform X2, with the protein MSTEQHEPGVQLDQNQFCCPVCLDLLKEPVTVPCGHSYCRRCIEDCWDQEDKKGQCSCPQCRDTFSPRPVLKRNTMLAELRGLGAKVELVEKLKRSGPQQPSAPLARAGPHDVACDFCSGAGPNKATMSCLTCMASYCPAHLEPHRRVPVLKKHELVSVTIPLQEKMCEKHNKLVEVYCRTDRKCICYLCVIDEHKGHDTLSSASERAEEQKQLLASQKKVKQRFQKRGKELKELLQVLKNFKSSFEPAEKTCDEIFDEMIRSVQKRRGEAKQLIGAQREAAVARAEELQLQLETEMSEMKKRDNDLELLSRTDDHIHFIQTFQSLSTFGESADLPAVLVFYPQHASFKPVTDCLFKLKDDMESLLKDAWPTVCARVSAIEVVPPVPKTREEFLRYRCPLTLDRNSISQYLTISTDNRRATSTYKNDYYENKRYGYNNAYQAPIPIMQVSCSEGLSERCYWEVSWSGSTWSVGVLYKDSSRSQNLEFGTDTKSWSLTCSPNSFSFQHNNKSKQCLVRRSLSSVGVYLDYKLGTLSFYDISYSMTLLHEEHVRFTELPYPCFELKGSQNNLTGHFVEVKKLW; encoded by the exons atgtccacgGAGCAGCACGAGCCCGGCGTCCAGCTGGACCAGAACCAGTTCTGCTGCCCGGTGTGTCTGGACCTGCTGAAGGAGCCGGTCACCGTCCCCTGTGGACACAGTTACTGCAGACGCTGCATCGAGGACTGCTGGGACCAGGAGGACAAGAAGGGACAGTGCAGCTGTCCTCAGTGCAGGGACACGTTCAGCCCGAGGCCGGTTCTGAAGAGGAACACCATGCTGGCTGAGTTGAGGGGGTTAGGAGCAAAGGTGGAG CTGGTGGAGAAGCTGAAGAGGAGCGGCCCCCAGCAGCCCTCTGCCCCTCTGGCCCGTGCCGGCCCACACGACGTGGCCTGTGACTTCTGCAGCGGCGCCGGACCCAACAAAGCCACCATGTCGTGCCTGACGTGCATGGCGTCCTACTGCCCGGCTCATCTGGAGCCTCACCGCCGCGTCCCCGTGTTGAAGAAGCACGAGCTGGTCTCCGTCACCATCCCGCTGCAGGAAAAGATGTGCGAGAAGCACAACAAGCTGGTGGAGGTCTACTGTCGGACGGACAGGAAGTGCATCTGCTACTTGTGCGTTATTGATGAGCACAAGGGCCACGATACGTTGTCGTCTGCATCGGAGAGGGCCGAGGAGCAG AAACAACTGCTCGCGAGTCAAAAGAAAGTCAAGCAGAGGTTCCAGAAGAGAGGGAAGGAGTTGAAAGAGCTGCTACAAGTTTTGAAGAATTTCAAG AGTTCTTTCGAGCCCGCAGAGAAGACCTGTGACGAGATCTTCGATGAGATGATCCGCTCCGTCCAAAAACGCCGCGGTGAGGCCAAGCAGTTGATCGGCGCCCAGCGAGAGGCGGCGGTCGCTCGGGCCgaagagctgcagctgcagctggagacGGAGATGAgcgagatgaagaagagggacaatGACCTGGAGCTGCTGTCTCGCACCGACGACCACATCCACTTCATTCAG ACTTTCCAGTCCCTCTCCACCTTCGGGGAATCTGCAGACTTGCCAGCTGTGTTAGTCTTCTATCCTCAACACGCATCCTTCAAGCCTGTGACCGACTGCCTGTTTAAACTGAAGGATGACATGGAGAGCCTTCTGAAGGACGCATGGCCCACAGTCTGTGCCAGAG TGTCTGCTATAGAAGTTGTGCCACCTGTGCCAAAGACCAGAGAGGAGTTTTTACGCT ATCGCTGTCCTCTGACCCTGGACAGGAACTCCATCTCCCAATATTTGACCATTTCAACAGACAACAGGCGGGCGACAAGTACTTATAAGAATGATTATTATGAGAATAAGCGTTATGGTTATAATAATGCTTATCAAGCACCAATTCCGATCATGCAGGTGTCGTGCAGTGAGGGTTTGTCAGAGCGGTGCTACTGGGAGGTCAGTTGGAGTGGTAGTACTTGGTCTGTGGGAGTGTTATACAAAGACAGCAGCAGGTCACAGAACCTGGAGTTTGGAACCGATACCAAGTCGTGGAGTTTAACTTGCTCCCCAAATTCGTTCTCTttccaacacaacaacaaaagcaagcAGTGCTTGGTACGTCGTTCTCTCTCCAGCGTCGGCGTGTACCTGGATTATAAACTAGGTACCCTGTCTTTTTATGACATCTCCTACTCGATGACTCTGCTCCATGAAGAACACGTCAGGTTCACTGAGCTGCCTTATCCTTGCTTTGAGCTGAAGGGCAGTCAGAACAATCTCACAGGACATTTCGTAGAAGTGAAAAAGTTATGGTAA
- the LOC119223011 gene encoding GTPase IMAP family member 7-like yields the protein MDMSNTWRIVILGKAGVGKSSLANNIFGESKFKVNTCEDLESHSTAAETKCVSGRSITLIDTRGFFDPGRSEEKKGPERRRCTTECAPGPHAFLIVLKVEKFTEHEKAVITAICEDFPENALKYAVIVFTHGDQLQEGMTMEEYVEQSEGLSDLVKKCGGRCHVVDNKYWKNNREEYRSNQFQVKELLITVDKMVRENKGGFYTDKKLQEVEKKVQEEEKILRRSSGNTSQEEIRKRAKGNVLKKQLDEAAPTSIRGYVRFVFIAGVVAMLSAAFIRSMCVKVIKITLKRFWDKLPALY from the exons ATGGACA TGTCCAACACCTGGAGGATCGTCATCCTGGGAAAAGCAGGAGTTGGAAAGAGCAGCCTCGCCAACAACATATTTGGAGAATCCAAATTCAAAGTAAACACTTGTGAAGACCTGGAATCGCATTCcactgcagcagaaacaaagtGCGTCAGTGGGAGAAGCATCACTCTGATCGACACTCGTGGCTTCTTTGACCCGGGCCGCTCTGAGGAGAAGAAgggtcctgagaggaggaggtgcaccACAGAGTGCGCTCCTGGGCCTCATGCTTTTCTCATTGTGCTCAAAGTGGAGAAGTTCACGGAGCACGAGAAGGCCGTCATCACAGCAATATGTGAGGATTTCCCCGAAAACGCTCTAAAATATGCCGTGATTGTCTTCACTCACGGTGACCAGCTCCAAGAGGGAATGACCATGGAGGAGTATGTGGAGCAGAGTGAGGGTCTCAGTGACCTGGTGAAGAAATGTGGGGGGCGATGCCACGTCGTGGATAACAAATACTGGAAGAACAACAGAGAGGAGTACAGGAGCAACCAGTTCCAGGTGAAGGAGCTGCTCATCACCGTAGACAAGATGGTGAGGGAGAACAAGGGAGGGTTTTACACAGATAAAAAGCTCCAAGAAGTGGAGAAGAAAGttcaggaagaggaaaagatCCTGAGACGATCATCAGGGAACACGTCACAGGAAGAGATCAGGAAGAGGGCTAAAGGCAACGTGTTGAAGAAGCAGCTGGACGAAGCAGCTCCAACCAGCATTAGAGGTTATGTGAGGTTTGTCTTCATAGCTGGAGTGGTGGCAATGCTCTCTGCTGCGTTCATCCGTTCAATGTGTGTGAAGGTTATAAAGATTACATTAAAAAGGTTCTGGGACAAACTCCCTGCtttgtattaa
- the si:dkeyp-67a8.4 gene encoding GTPase IMAP family member 7: MDEMRIVILGKTGVGKSSVANTILGEKNVFQIGNTGNSKTSKCQQITRDVGLRPRRITLIDTPGLFDTDQLEEELRAEIVRCIIKCSPGPHAFLIVFKVDRFTDQEQEVINKINKYFSDKAFKYATVLFAHGDQLDEGQTIEEYFHNNQLMRDLMKKCGGRPHVIDNKYWKNNQPDEYRSNQFQVKQLLKTIDHMMEANKGSCYTNEMLQDVKELIQEEEEEIRQSPGNMPEEEIIEEAERRVSRLLINLAGISTGALLGALLGVALVVREVVKALKKALSEEKVQRAFAASAVGVVGGVVGVVTVGGVGVAVGGEAALIAAGSVIGAGALVGAVKGGLTGYDAAREANTAGEAAKRAATAVFNKAKSVFKDQEKAAKNKYESKPLIGPDS; this comes from the exons ATGGACG AGATGAGAATTGTAATATTGGGAAAAACAGGAGTTGGGAAAAGCAGCGTGGCTAACACCATATTAGGAGAAAAGAACGTGTTCCAGATCGGCAACACTGGCAACTCTAAAACAAGTAAATGTCAACAAATAACTAGAGATGTCGGTCTAAGACCCAGACGCATCACCTTGATCGACACTCCTGGTTTGTTCGACACAGATCAACTTGAAGAGGAGCTGAGGGCTGAAATAGTGAGGTGCATCATAAAGTGCTCTCCTGGGCCTCATGCTTTTCTCATAGTGTTTAAGGTGGACAGATTCACAGATCAGGAGCAGGAAGTGATCAATAAGATCAATAAATACTTCTCTGACAAAGCTTTCAAGTACGCAACAGTCCTCTTTGCTCATGGTGACCAGCTCGATGAAGGACAGACCATTGAGGAGTATTTCCACAACAATCAGCTTATGAGGGATCTGATGAAGAAGTGTGGTGGACGCCCCCACGTCATTGATAACAAATACTGGAAGAACAACCAGCCGGATGAGTACAGGAGCAACCAGTTCCAAGTGAAGCAGCTGCTGAAGACCATCGATCACATGATGgaggcaaacaagggaagcTGCTACACCAACGAGATGCTACAAGATGTGAAGGAACTGatacaagaggaggaggaagagattaGACAGTCACCAGGAAACATGCCAGAGGAAGAGATCATAGAGGAGGCTGAAAGGAGAGTATCTCGGCTGTTGATCAATTTGGCAGGTATTTCAACAGGTGCATTGTTAGGAGCTCTTCTTGGTGTCGCCCTGGTGGTTAGAGAAGTTGTCAAAGCTTTAAAGAAAGCCCTGTCTGAAGAGAAAGTCCAAAGAGCTTTCGCAGCATCTgcagtaggagtagtaggaggagtagtaggagtagtaacAGTAGGAGGAGTCGGAGTAGCGGTAGGGGGAGAAGCAGCTCTAATAGCAGCAGGCTCAGTGATCGGTGCAGGTGCTTTAGTAGGAGCGGTCAAAGGAGGTCTTACAGGATACGATGCTGCTAGGGAAGCAAACACAGCAGGTGAAGCAGCAAAGAGGGCAGCAACAGCTGTGTTTAATAAAGCAAAATCTGTCTTTAAAGATCAGGAAAAAGCAGCAAAGAACAAATATGAATCAAAACCTTTAATTGGTCCTGATTCTTAG
- the LOC119222930 gene encoding tripartite motif-containing protein 16-like isoform X1, with product MSTEQHEPGVQLDQNQFCCPVCLDLLKEPVTVPCGHSYCRRCIEDCWDQEDKKGQCSCPQCRDTFSPRPVLKRNTMLAELRGLGAKVELVEKLKRSGPQQPSAPLARAGPHDVACDFCSGAGPNKATMSCLTCMASYCPAHLEPHRRVPVLKKHELVSVTIPLQEKMCEKHNKLVEVYCRTDRKCICYLCVIDEHKGHDTLSSASERAEEQKQLLASQKKVKQRFQKRGKELKELLQVLKNFKSSFEPAEKTCDEIFDEMIRSVQKRRGEAKQLIGAQREAAVARAEELQLQLETEMSEMKKRDNDLELLSRTDDHIHFIQTFQSLSTFGESADLPAVLVFYPQHASFKPVTDCLFKLKDDMESLLKDAWPTVCARVSAIEVVPPVPKTREEFLRCFCFVLPSDRCPLTLDRNSISQYLTISTDNRRATSTYKNDYYENKRYGYNNAYQAPIPIMQVSCSEGLSERCYWEVSWSGSTWSVGVLYKDSSRSQNLEFGTDTKSWSLTCSPNSFSFQHNNKSKQCLVRRSLSSVGVYLDYKLGTLSFYDISYSMTLLHEEHVRFTELPYPCFELKGSQNNLTGHFVEVKKLW from the exons atgtccacgGAGCAGCACGAGCCCGGCGTCCAGCTGGACCAGAACCAGTTCTGCTGCCCGGTGTGTCTGGACCTGCTGAAGGAGCCGGTCACCGTCCCCTGTGGACACAGTTACTGCAGACGCTGCATCGAGGACTGCTGGGACCAGGAGGACAAGAAGGGACAGTGCAGCTGTCCTCAGTGCAGGGACACGTTCAGCCCGAGGCCGGTTCTGAAGAGGAACACCATGCTGGCTGAGTTGAGGGGGTTAGGAGCAAAGGTGGAG CTGGTGGAGAAGCTGAAGAGGAGCGGCCCCCAGCAGCCCTCTGCCCCTCTGGCCCGTGCCGGCCCACACGACGTGGCCTGTGACTTCTGCAGCGGCGCCGGACCCAACAAAGCCACCATGTCGTGCCTGACGTGCATGGCGTCCTACTGCCCGGCTCATCTGGAGCCTCACCGCCGCGTCCCCGTGTTGAAGAAGCACGAGCTGGTCTCCGTCACCATCCCGCTGCAGGAAAAGATGTGCGAGAAGCACAACAAGCTGGTGGAGGTCTACTGTCGGACGGACAGGAAGTGCATCTGCTACTTGTGCGTTATTGATGAGCACAAGGGCCACGATACGTTGTCGTCTGCATCGGAGAGGGCCGAGGAGCAG AAACAACTGCTCGCGAGTCAAAAGAAAGTCAAGCAGAGGTTCCAGAAGAGAGGGAAGGAGTTGAAAGAGCTGCTACAAGTTTTGAAGAATTTCAAG AGTTCTTTCGAGCCCGCAGAGAAGACCTGTGACGAGATCTTCGATGAGATGATCCGCTCCGTCCAAAAACGCCGCGGTGAGGCCAAGCAGTTGATCGGCGCCCAGCGAGAGGCGGCGGTCGCTCGGGCCgaagagctgcagctgcagctggagacGGAGATGAgcgagatgaagaagagggacaatGACCTGGAGCTGCTGTCTCGCACCGACGACCACATCCACTTCATTCAG ACTTTCCAGTCCCTCTCCACCTTCGGGGAATCTGCAGACTTGCCAGCTGTGTTAGTCTTCTATCCTCAACACGCATCCTTCAAGCCTGTGACCGACTGCCTGTTTAAACTGAAGGATGACATGGAGAGCCTTCTGAAGGACGCATGGCCCACAGTCTGTGCCAGAG TGTCTGCTATAGAAGTTGTGCCACCTGTGCCAAAGACCAGAGAGGAGTTTTTACGCT GTTTCTGCTTTGTTCTTCCTTCAGATCGCTGTCCTCTGACCCTGGACAGGAACTCCATCTCCCAATATTTGACCATTTCAACAGACAACAGGCGGGCGACAAGTACTTATAAGAATGATTATTATGAGAATAAGCGTTATGGTTATAATAATGCTTATCAAGCACCAATTCCGATCATGCAGGTGTCGTGCAGTGAGGGTTTGTCAGAGCGGTGCTACTGGGAGGTCAGTTGGAGTGGTAGTACTTGGTCTGTGGGAGTGTTATACAAAGACAGCAGCAGGTCACAGAACCTGGAGTTTGGAACCGATACCAAGTCGTGGAGTTTAACTTGCTCCCCAAATTCGTTCTCTttccaacacaacaacaaaagcaagcAGTGCTTGGTACGTCGTTCTCTCTCCAGCGTCGGCGTGTACCTGGATTATAAACTAGGTACCCTGTCTTTTTATGACATCTCCTACTCGATGACTCTGCTCCATGAAGAACACGTCAGGTTCACTGAGCTGCCTTATCCTTGCTTTGAGCTGAAGGGCAGTCAGAACAATCTCACAGGACATTTCGTAGAAGTGAAAAAGTTATGGTAA
- the LOC119221666 gene encoding myeloid-associated differentiation marker homolog, with the protein MPLIVLPTSRLLWVRVAALLFTCVAFSVTAHGAWLGHGGAAGDWCIFCWAFSFACTLLVLLVELFGLQARAPVSWSNFPITVACYACLLCLSASVIFPLFFLKDQNARGEVRDHRIAATVFSCLAAVAYMGEVSLTKARPGEVAGYMATAPGLLKVCQTFVACVIFLLVSDPVTYDRHAALKWCMAVYCICFILSMAVVVLCVGECTGWLPVPFSKFLSAYGLLAAVMYLTATILWPVFQFDGRYGGSGRASSRTIAVAVLTALNFLLYLADLAYTARLVFVSA; encoded by the coding sequence ATGCCGCTGATCGTGCTGCCCACCTCCCGGCTGCTGTGGGTGCGCGTGGCCGCCCTGCTGTTCACCTGCGTGGCGTTCAGCGTGACGGCGCACGGCGCCTGGCTGGGCCACGGGGGCGCCGCGGGCGACTGGTGCATCTTCTGCTGGGCGTTCAGCTTCGCCTGCaccctgctggtgctgctggtggagctgttCGGTCTGCAGGCCCGGGCCCCCGTGTCCTGGAGCAACTTCCCCATCACCGTCGCCTGCTACGcctgcctcctctgcctctccgcCTCCGTCATCTTCCCGCTCTTTTTCCTCAAGGACCAGAACGCCCGCGGCGAGGTCCGGGACCACCGCATCGCCGCCACCGTCTTCTCGTGCCTGGCGGCGGTGGCCTACATGGGGGAGGTGAGCCTGACCAAGGCGAGGCCGGGGGAGGTGGCCGGTTACATGGCCACGGCCCCGGGCCTGCTGAAGGTGTGCCAGACCTTCGTGGCGTGCGTCATCTTCCTGCTGGTCAGCGACCCCGTGACCTACGACCGCCACGCCGCCCTCAAGTGGTGCATGGCGGTGTACTGCATCTGCTTCATCCTCTCCATGGCCGTGGTGGTGCTGTGCGTGGGCGAGTGCACCGGCTGGCTCCCCGTCCCCTTCTCCAAGTTCCTGTCGGCCTACGGCCTCCTGGCGGCGGTCATGTACCTGACGGCGACCATCCTCTGGCCCGTGTTCCAGTTCGACGGGCGGTACGGGGGCAGCGGCCGGGCGTCGTCCAGAACCATCGCCGTGGCGGTGCTCACCGCCCTCAACTTCCTGCTCTACCTCGCCGACCTGGCCTACACCGCCCGGCTGGTGTTTGTCAGCGCCTGA